One Pseudomonadota bacterium genomic region harbors:
- a CDS encoding TIGR02266 family protein, with product MTDDAEQEEDGGAERREYARYDATSIAVDYGSGETFLFAYLQNISEMGIFIRTNSPLEVGADLRLRFHVDDGDPLVLEGEVVWVNPYRQSGDNLNPGMGVRFKGLTSEKREQVVALVRTVAYLRRD from the coding sequence ATGACCGACGACGCAGAACAAGAGGAAGACGGCGGGGCGGAACGTCGTGAGTACGCTCGCTACGACGCGACTTCGATCGCGGTAGATTACGGCAGCGGCGAGACCTTCCTGTTCGCCTACCTCCAGAACATCAGCGAAATGGGCATTTTCATCCGCACCAATTCCCCCTTGGAGGTCGGCGCGGACCTGCGACTGCGCTTTCACGTCGACGACGGCGATCCCCTGGTACTCGAAGGCGAAGTCGTATGGGTTAACCCGTACCGGCAGTCCGGTGACAATCTCAATCCAGGCATGGGCGTGCGCTTCAAGGGGCTTACGTCCGAGAAGCGCGAACAGGTCGTCGCGCTCGTGCGGACTGTAGCGTACCTGCGTCGAGACTAG
- a CDS encoding PilZ domain-containing protein → MSDRRTRAVRRGVRMTCAMLSDYWDSPVTQTVTNLSCSGLWVETAFPLEAGHEVVVSLTPPRLDEPLVAAARVARTDMNRRRSDRAATGMGLEFVGLCEANTRALTECLRGVPPPLPLR, encoded by the coding sequence GTGAGCGACAGAAGGACACGCGCAGTGCGGCGCGGAGTTAGGATGACCTGTGCCATGCTCAGCGACTACTGGGATTCGCCCGTGACCCAAACCGTGACCAATCTTTCGTGCAGCGGTTTGTGGGTGGAGACGGCTTTCCCACTGGAAGCGGGGCACGAGGTCGTCGTGTCGTTGACTCCGCCGCGCCTCGACGAGCCCCTGGTCGCAGCGGCTCGGGTTGCCCGCACCGACATGAACCGCAGACGATCCGATCGCGCAGCTACGGGAATGGGATTGGAGTTCGTCGGGCTTTGCGAAGCGAACACACGTGCTCTGACCGAATGCCTGCGGGGTGTGCCGCCACCGTTGCCGCTGCGCTAG
- a CDS encoding metallophosphoesterase, with product MLRVLHFSDVHVQVPLGEIPIVQMLNKRLLAAVNLRFRRWRRFVRAPSKLAALCSFARQAQVDFAICTGDLTALGTEPELRLARSCLQGLLASPLGLLSIPGNHDIYLSDALRDARFERHFGDVMKTHLPELSVDERWPVIRLVGDRLAVVAVNSARPNPLPWLSSGTVPPAQLQALSRALAHPEIARRFVLVATHYAPRRADGSIDNSLHGLDNADDLLRACAGLRRGAIVHGHIHQRYYLPGRGTDPPLLCAGSATHEGREGAWLFELSESRVHATPAQWSGTGYSLDPSRAVEVR from the coding sequence ATGCTAAGGGTACTTCACTTCAGCGATGTTCACGTGCAGGTGCCCCTGGGGGAGATCCCCATCGTGCAGATGCTCAACAAGCGCTTGCTGGCAGCCGTGAATCTCAGGTTCAGGCGTTGGCGCCGGTTCGTCCGGGCGCCCAGCAAGCTCGCTGCCCTGTGTTCCTTCGCGCGTCAGGCGCAGGTTGACTTCGCCATCTGCACCGGCGATCTCACGGCGCTGGGCACCGAGCCCGAGCTTCGGTTGGCGCGTTCGTGCCTGCAGGGGCTGCTGGCGTCACCGCTCGGGCTATTGTCCATCCCGGGCAACCACGACATCTACCTATCCGATGCGCTTCGCGACGCTCGCTTCGAGCGCCACTTCGGAGACGTGATGAAGACCCATCTACCGGAGCTGAGCGTGGACGAGCGCTGGCCGGTGATTCGGCTGGTGGGGGATCGCCTGGCAGTCGTTGCGGTCAACAGTGCGCGTCCCAATCCGCTGCCGTGGCTCTCGAGCGGGACCGTCCCCCCCGCGCAGCTGCAGGCGTTGTCCCGAGCGCTTGCGCACCCCGAAATCGCGCGCCGCTTTGTCCTGGTGGCCACGCATTACGCCCCCAGGCGCGCGGACGGCAGCATCGACAACTCGCTGCATGGGCTGGACAACGCGGACGACCTGCTCCGGGCATGCGCCGGGCTCCGAAGAGGGGCGATCGTCCATGGCCATATCCACCAGCGCTACTACCTGCCCGGCAGGGGAACGGATCCCCCGTTGCTCTGCGCGGGAAGCGCGACGCACGAAGGGCGCGAGGGAGCCTGGCTATTCGAGCTAAGCGAATCCCGTGTCCATGCCACACCAGCACAGTGGTCCGGCACGGGCTACAGCCTGGATCCGAGCCGAGCAGTCGAAGTTCGCTAG